From the Oryza glaberrima chromosome 5, OglaRS2, whole genome shotgun sequence genome, one window contains:
- the LOC127772906 gene encoding protein GRAVITROPIC IN THE LIGHT 1-like: METLMAAELPQQKAGGGLARRLVRLLRRKRSTAGSVAGGGEYDESSMDSSINSLSKLKLSAAKLDVLFRSAAQPAASPAVDAAAAHALVASLFAGVSAVKAAYAQLQQAQHPYDAEAIQSADAAMVAELTKLSDHKRRFARDPAAAAKSAAAGPAALAAHADEQRHLLRTYEITAGKLGRELRARDAEAERARAALADELRAARALEERAHPGRTLAALDGLHLSGLNATHFLTALRHAARSVRSFAKSMLGEMRRAGWDPVAAAAAAHPGVPLRHPGDAKFALESFVALKMFDGFHRRDFGLSALHDRSSYDRRRLFDEFAELKAAPAAEFLDARSSRWGALGEFLRDRYLSVVHERMEAAFFGSTAQRGAAASAGAALPGTPWFAEFAEMARRVWLLHCLFLAFDDGGASTIFQVAAGARFSEVYMESVGDGDGDGDDGGAGTAVAAAAAGDRVVGFTVVPGFKVGRTVMQCRVYLSRPARQP, encoded by the coding sequence ATGGAGACGCTAATGGCGGCCGAGCTGCCGCAGCagaaggccggcggcggcctggcgcGGCGGCTGGTGAGGCTGCTCCGCCGGAAGCGCTCCACGGCGGGctctgtcgccggcggcggcgagtacgACGAGTCGTCCATGGACAGCTCCATCAACTCGCTGAGCAAGCTCAAGCTGTCCGCGGCGAAGCTCGACGTGCTGTTCAGGAGCGCGGCGCAGCCGGCCGCGTCCCCGGCggtggacgccgccgcggcgcacgcgCTCGTGGCGAGCCTCTTCGCCGGCGTGTCGGCGGTGAAGGCGGCGTACGCGCAGCTGCAGCAGGCGCAGCACCCGTACGACGCCGAGGCGATCCAGTCGGCGGACGCCGCGATGGTCGCCGAGCTCACCAAACTCTCCGACCACAAGCGGAGGTTCGCCAgggaccccgccgccgcggccaagagcgcggcggccgggcccgcggcgctcgccgcgcACGCCGACGAGCAGCGCCACCTCCTCCGGACCTACGAGATCACGGCGGGGAAGCTCGGGCGGGAGCTCCGCGCGCGGGACGCCGAGGCGGagcgcgcccgcgccgcgctcgccgacgagctccgcgccgcgcgcgcgctggAGGAGCGCGCCCACCCGGGCCGCACCCTCGCCGCGCTCGACGGCCTCCACCTCTCCGGCCTCAACGCCACCCACTTCCTCACCGCGCTGCGCCACGCCGCCAGGTCGGTCCGCTCCTTCGCCAAGTCGATGCTCGGCGAGATGCGGCGGGCGGGGTGGgatcccgtcgccgccgcggccgccgcgcaccCGGGCGTCCCGCTGCGCCACCCGGGCGACGCCAAGTTCGCGCTCGAGTCGTTCGTCGCGCTCAAGATGTTCGACGGCTTCCACCGGAGGGACTTCGGCCTGAGCGCCCTTCACGACCGGAGCTCCtacgaccggcggcggctcttCGACGAGTTCGCGGAGCTcaaggcggcgccggcggcggagttcCTCGACGCGCGGAGCTCGCGGTGGGGCGCGCTCGGCGAGTTCCTGCGGGACAGGTACCTGTCCGTGGTGCACGAGCGGATGGAGGCGGCCTTCTTCGGGAGCACGGCGcagcgcggcgccgcggcgagcgccgggGCGGCGCTCCCGGGCACGCCGTGGTTCGCCGAGTTCGCCGAGATGGCGCGCCGCGTCTGGCTGCTGCACTGCCTCTTCCTCGcgttcgacgacggcggcgcgagcacCATCTTCCAGGTGGCCGCCGGGGCGCGGTTCTCGGAGGTGTACATGGAGAGcgtcggtgacggcgacggcgacggcgacgatggcggcgccggtacagcggtggcggcggcggcggccggtgaccGCGTCGTGGGGTTCACCGTGGTGCCGGGGTTCAAAGTTGGGCGGACGGTGATGCAATGCCGCGTATACCTCTCACGGCCGGCGCGACAGCCATGA